In one window of Microplitis demolitor isolate Queensland-Clemson2020A chromosome 4, iyMicDemo2.1a, whole genome shotgun sequence DNA:
- the LOC128667657 gene encoding uncharacterized histidine-rich protein DDB_G0274557-like, with the protein MRIMQLGASIWCFFMVEDNDDEEISHADLRQISHDYNYFYLDAITARCISSTVYREGWPGVIVNFLKPSEEPMTIEEDIEVITLDNNDDEDTENDTITTDGEDEDEDGNDDVDLFRYHLHRHIYRHHHTHHYHRCIQCLKHCIYHQHHRIYQHHQAHHMCRSHYHQYHHHIHHYYHHRHHNSHHHHICHHQQYRHIYRYHHHLNSQHHICRNHCYQHHMVHHNH; encoded by the coding sequence ATGAGGATTATGCAACTTGGAGCAAGCATCTGGTGCTTTTTTATGGTTGAGGACAACGATGACGAGGAAATTTCGCATGCAGACCTGCGACAAATTTCCCATgactacaattatttttatttggatGCGATAACAGCCCGCTGCATAAGCTCCACAGTCTATCGTGAAGGATGGCCAGGAGTAATAGTCAATTTCCTGAAACCTAGTGAAGAACCGATGACCATCGAAGAAGACATTGAAGTCATCACGcttgataataatgatgatgaggaTACCGAAAATGATACAATAACTACTGATGGCGAGGATGAGGACGAGGATGGCAATGACGATGTTGATCTTTTCCGGTATCACCTCCACCGCCATATTTACCGCCACCATCATACTCATCATTATCATCGATGTATACAATGCCTCAAACATTGTATATACCATCAACATCATCGTATTTATCAACATCATCAGGCCCATCATATGTGTCGCAGCCATTACCATCAGTACCACCATCATATTCACCACTActatcatcatcgtcatcacaacagtcatcatcatcatatttGCCATCACCAGCAATACCGTCATATTTACCgctatcatcatcatctcaACAGTCAGCATCATATTTGTCGCAACCATTGTTACCAGCATCATATGGTCCACCACAATCACTGA